The genomic region TTTAAATCCTTAACTTTTTGGTTTTGGGGAATAAGTTGGGTTTTGTTTTTTTGGTCTAGGGTTTCTACGGTTTTTGTGATCTCGGTTATGGTGTTGCCTTTTTGGTGTTGTAGCATGTAGACTTTGCTGTATTCTTTGAGCATGTCCATGGGTGTGTATTGGTTGTCCAGTCCGGCTTTTTTCAGGAGTTGTCCGATCTTCGTGTAGGCGTAAAGGCATAGGAAGCTTATTGAAGACGTGGCCGTGCACCCTCATAGTGTCCTGGAGGTATAGTTTATCAGCATCGAGGACGGTCTTGTACGTGTCGAACATCTTCTCGATATTGTCGCGGCTCTTGTACATCTTGTACAATTTGTTCGCAACTCGTGTCCACGTTGCTCATGATGATGATGCGCCCGGCCTTCTCAAGGCTCTTCTCGAAACATCCCCGTTCCAGGCCCTTGTCGAGGCGTTCGTACAACGTCCTGGTCTCTTCCAATAGCAAGTCCTGGTCCTCGTACACGTATACAAAGAACCTGGCATCCTTTTTCTTCCCGGTTTTCACTAATCGTTTATGATAAAAGAAATGGCTGTCAAGCATTGTTTTTTCTTTGTACAGCAAGCTGTTTCTTTTAGCAGGTAATATGTATTTCACGCCTTTTTCCCCGAGGAACCGTACCGTATCATAGCTGCTGAAACCACGATCAAGGACCAAGGCACATCCCCATGACAATCCTCCTCGAGGCTGGTATACAGGCTTTTAGCGTCTCGCACGCTCCCCGGGATCACCCGGATCCCGTGTGGGCATTCCCCGGTCCACGCTGCAAAACAATGCGATGTTAAGCTGAGGAAAGTACAAGTGCTCCTTGTTGTACCCCTTCTCAGCGATGCTAATGTTCTCGCTCCTGGTATACACGGTGCTAAGATCGTAGACGAGCTCGCTGCCATTGGCCAGGGCCTTGAACACTGATTCCTGCATCCTCCTGTTCTCCCCTATGAACGATAACAATCGGCCCAGCTTCGAGGGGGACAGGTCCGGGGACAGGCCTCGAATGTTGTAGAGGTGGGTCCATTCCCTGCGAACATTTTTCAACGGAGTATGCCCCATGGAACGGGCCTACACCAGAGCATAGACAGAGGGCCACAATCCACCGAACGCGTCCTCCAAAGGCCCAACGAGGTCCTTTAAAGCCCAATCCAGTAGCAACGCGTTACCATACCTAACCGTGACGCTGCGAAGACTTCCAGCCTCCCTCTT from Methanocella conradii HZ254 harbors:
- a CDS encoding transposase — translated: MSWGCALVLDRGFSSYDTVRFLGEKGVKYILPAKRNSLLYKEKTMLDSHFFYHKRLVKTGKKKDARFFVYVYEDQDLLLEETRTLYERLDKGLERGCFEKSLEKAGRIIIMSNVDTSCEQIVQDVQEPRQYREDVRHVQDRPRC